From the genome of Novosphingobium sp. TH158, one region includes:
- a CDS encoding response regulator transcription factor — protein sequence MAGISILYVEDDQRAAEEVQDLARNHGDTVIWESTGAAGLLRAGRDNFDVIILDRMLPDLDGMTILKRLRESGVGTPVLMLSALGRTVDRAEGLDAGADDYLAKPYEAEELVARLRALHRRNSGREHAAVIIYGQFECHTKARTAFRANRHIALSPKEFELFRYFMENAGEVVTREMLLRDVWKMNFDPQTNVVDVNIGRLRRKLEDGFTTPALETIWGTGYRLLEGR from the coding sequence ATGGCCGGGATCAGCATTCTTTACGTGGAAGATGACCAGCGCGCTGCCGAAGAAGTGCAGGACCTGGCGCGCAATCACGGCGATACGGTAATCTGGGAAAGCACCGGGGCAGCCGGGCTGCTGCGCGCCGGGCGCGACAATTTCGACGTCATCATCCTCGATCGCATGCTGCCCGATCTTGACGGGATGACCATCCTCAAGCGCCTGCGCGAAAGCGGGGTGGGAACGCCGGTGCTGATGCTCTCTGCGCTGGGCCGCACGGTTGACCGGGCCGAAGGGCTAGATGCCGGGGCCGACGATTACCTTGCCAAGCCTTATGAGGCCGAAGAACTCGTGGCCCGCCTGCGTGCTCTGCACCGACGCAATTCGGGGCGCGAGCACGCTGCCGTGATCATTTACGGCCAGTTCGAATGCCACACCAAGGCGCGCACCGCCTTTCGCGCCAACCGCCACATCGCGCTGAGCCCCAAGGAATTCGAGCTGTTCCGCTATTTCATGGAGAATGCGGGCGAAGTGGTAACGCGCGAGATGCTGCTGCGCGACGTGTGGAAGATGAATTTCGATCCGCAGACCAACGTGGTCGATGTCAACATCGGCCGCCTGCGTCGCAAGCTGGAAGACGGCTTCACCACCCCTGCCCTCGAAACGATCTGGGGCACCGGTTACCGCCTGCTGGAAGGCAGGTAG
- a CDS encoding HAMP domain-containing sensor histidine kinase — translation MSEVRFRHSIFARLVLWAMLVSVGVTLLLWVVTYTTLERSSRAALVRAVDVELAAMADIHASGGQAELARRIEDRLVLSAPEGNASHYMVADNAGRRLAGDIATWPKLDARLSEAGYVTLPGRIPAYARATQLAPDLKLLVAREYGHDSALASAIGWAFLAAGAIAALAVGVIGRWRANRLAERVGRINRAFREPDEPSLEALAEGSRETDEIGELTRHTSEALAHLRRMVNAHRETTDQVAHELRTPLMHLDNRLVKALAKAQDDDDRRHLSDARAEIRHLVALLESLLDIATSEARKGDRLGLSPVNLSQLVTRVADLYADSAEESGHRFVRSIMPGITCQGEEMQLTRLITNLLDNAFKYVPAGGTVRLALEQGPVLTVSDNGPGVPEDEREHIFDRFRRGRSAARLNGTGRRHSAGLGLALARAIAERHRLTLTLAPRDKGACFIVAPETKP, via the coding sequence ATGAGCGAGGTCCGCTTCCGCCATTCGATCTTCGCCCGGCTGGTGCTCTGGGCGATGCTCGTTTCGGTGGGCGTAACCCTGCTTCTCTGGGTGGTCACCTATACCACGCTGGAACGTTCAAGCCGCGCGGCGCTGGTCCGCGCGGTCGATGTCGAGCTGGCCGCCATGGCCGATATCCACGCCAGCGGCGGCCAGGCGGAACTGGCCCGGCGCATCGAGGACCGGCTCGTCCTCTCCGCGCCCGAAGGCAATGCCTCGCACTACATGGTGGCGGACAACGCCGGGCGGCGACTGGCGGGAGACATTGCCACCTGGCCGAAGCTCGATGCACGTCTTTCGGAGGCTGGATACGTCACCCTGCCCGGCCGGATCCCTGCCTATGCCCGCGCCACCCAGCTCGCGCCTGACCTGAAGCTGCTTGTAGCGCGCGAATATGGCCACGATTCCGCGCTGGCCTCAGCTATCGGCTGGGCCTTCCTTGCTGCGGGAGCCATCGCCGCACTGGCCGTGGGCGTGATCGGCCGCTGGCGGGCCAACCGGCTGGCCGAACGCGTCGGCCGCATCAACCGCGCCTTCCGCGAGCCCGATGAGCCCAGCCTTGAAGCACTGGCCGAAGGCAGCAGGGAAACCGACGAGATCGGCGAGCTGACCCGTCACACCTCCGAGGCGCTTGCCCACCTGCGGCGCATGGTCAACGCCCATCGCGAGACGACGGACCAGGTCGCCCACGAATTGCGCACCCCGCTGATGCACCTCGATAACCGGTTGGTGAAGGCGCTGGCCAAAGCGCAGGACGATGACGATCGCCGGCACCTCAGCGATGCCCGCGCCGAAATCCGCCACCTCGTCGCGCTGCTCGAATCGCTGCTCGACATCGCCACCAGCGAAGCGCGCAAGGGTGACCGCCTCGGCCTCTCGCCGGTCAACCTCAGCCAGCTCGTCACCCGCGTGGCCGATCTCTACGCCGACAGCGCCGAGGAGAGCGGCCACCGCTTCGTCCGCTCGATCATGCCGGGGATCACCTGCCAGGGCGAGGAGATGCAGCTGACGCGGCTGATCACCAACCTGCTGGACAATGCGTTCAAATATGTCCCGGCGGGGGGAACCGTGCGGCTTGCGCTTGAGCAGGGGCCGGTGCTTACCGTCTCGGACAACGGACCCGGCGTTCCCGAGGATGAGCGCGAACACATCTTCGACCGTTTCCGGCGTGGCCGCAGCGCCGCCCGGCTCAACGGCACCGGCAGGCGGCACAGCGCGGGCCTGGGCCTTGCGCTGGCCCGTGCCATCGCCGAACGCCACCGCCTCACCCTCACCCTCGCGCCCCGTGACAAGGGTGCCTGCTTCATCGTTGCTCCGGAGACCAAGCCATGA
- a CDS encoding peptide chain release factor 3, whose translation MTSSRRTFAIISHPDAGKTTLTEKLLLHGGAIHLAGQVKARGAARRARSDWMKIEQQRGISVTSSVMTFERDGITFNLLDTPGHEDFSEDTYRTLTAVDSAIMVIDAAKGIEPQTRKLFEVCRLRSVPIITFVNKVDREGRSPFETLDEVADALALDVCPMSWPVGLGGEFQGVLDFATGEISRPEGDSREFLGKREKAELPAAIAEEVELAQGGYPAFDLEAYRHGDLTPVYFGSALKNFGVAELIDAIARFAPPPRPQPSEQGTIDPTNKEVTGFIFKVQANMDPMHRDRIAFMRLVSGTFKRGMKLTPSALGKPIAIHSPILFFAQDREIADTAEPGDIIGIPNHGTLRVGDTLSEANKVRFTGLPNFAPEILRRVALKDPTKTKQLRKALDDLSEEGVIQVFYPEIGSQWIVGVVGQLQLDVLISRLEAEYKVEAVLEASPFDTARWLKGSDAALKAFADFNKSNLAKDRDGDPVFMARSSWDVGYQQEKNPELTFSATKER comes from the coding sequence GTGACTTCCAGCCGCCGCACCTTTGCCATCATCTCGCACCCTGACGCGGGCAAGACCACGCTGACCGAGAAGCTGCTGCTGCACGGCGGCGCGATCCACCTTGCCGGGCAGGTCAAGGCACGCGGGGCGGCGCGCCGGGCGCGTTCCGACTGGATGAAGATCGAGCAGCAGCGCGGCATTTCCGTGACCAGCTCGGTCATGACCTTCGAACGTGACGGCATCACCTTCAACCTGCTCGACACGCCGGGCCACGAGGACTTTTCCGAAGATACCTATCGCACCCTGACGGCGGTGGATTCGGCGATCATGGTTATCGACGCAGCAAAGGGCATCGAGCCGCAGACTCGCAAGCTGTTCGAGGTCTGCCGTTTGCGCTCGGTGCCGATTATCACCTTCGTCAACAAGGTGGACCGCGAGGGCCGATCGCCCTTCGAAACGCTGGACGAGGTAGCCGACGCCCTTGCGCTTGATGTCTGCCCGATGTCGTGGCCGGTGGGGCTGGGCGGCGAATTCCAGGGCGTGCTCGACTTTGCGACGGGCGAGATCAGCCGCCCCGAAGGCGACAGCCGCGAGTTCCTGGGCAAGCGGGAAAAGGCAGAGCTGCCGGCCGCGATCGCCGAGGAAGTGGAACTGGCCCAGGGCGGCTATCCCGCGTTCGACCTTGAAGCCTACCGCCACGGTGACCTGACACCGGTCTATTTCGGATCGGCGCTGAAGAACTTCGGTGTTGCCGAGCTGATCGACGCCATCGCCCGCTTCGCCCCGCCGCCGCGGCCGCAGCCAAGCGAGCAGGGCACGATCGACCCCACCAACAAGGAAGTCACCGGCTTCATCTTCAAGGTCCAGGCCAACATGGACCCGATGCACCGTGACCGCATTGCCTTCATGCGGCTGGTATCGGGCACCTTCAAGCGCGGCATGAAGCTGACGCCCTCGGCACTTGGCAAGCCCATCGCCATACACTCGCCGATCCTGTTCTTCGCGCAGGACCGCGAGATTGCCGACACGGCCGAGCCGGGCGATATCATCGGCATCCCTAACCACGGCACGTTGCGCGTGGGCGATACGCTTTCCGAAGCGAACAAGGTGCGCTTCACCGGCCTGCCCAACTTTGCCCCGGAAATCCTGAGGCGTGTCGCCCTGAAGGATCCGACCAAGACCAAGCAGCTGCGCAAGGCGCTCGACGATCTTTCCGAAGAGGGCGTGATCCAGGTGTTCTACCCGGAGATCGGCAGCCAGTGGATCGTCGGCGTGGTCGGCCAGCTCCAGCTCGACGTGCTGATTTCCCGACTGGAGGCCGAGTACAAGGTGGAGGCGGTGCTGGAGGCTTCGCCCTTCGACACGGCGCGCTGGCTGAAGGGCAGCGATGCGGCGCTCAAGGCCTTTGCCGATTTCAACAAGTCGAACCTCGCCAAGGACCGCGATGGTGATCCCGTCTTCATGGCGCGGTCTTCCTGGGATGTCGGCTACCAGCAGGAAAAGAACCCGGAGCTGACCTTCTCTGCGACGAAGGAACGTTGA
- a CDS encoding SDR family NAD(P)-dependent oxidoreductase, translating into MKTALVTGASAGIGEACARGLIATGWRVIGTGRRAERLDELARELGEGFVPAVFDIRDEAARDAALGAFDGFDLLVNNAGLALGTAPAQSCDLEQWKTMIETNVTALVSITHKLLPGLIARKGAIINLSSVAATYPYAGGNVYGGTKAFVRQFSLGLRSDLAGTGVRVTSIEPGMVETEFTLVRTDGNQAAHDALYGGANPILPGDMADIVVWIANLPPHMNINTIEMMPVSQSFAGFQYARNS; encoded by the coding sequence ATGAAGACGGCGCTGGTCACCGGGGCGAGTGCCGGCATTGGCGAGGCCTGCGCGCGGGGCCTGATCGCCACCGGCTGGCGCGTGATCGGCACCGGGCGCAGGGCGGAGCGGCTGGACGAGCTGGCCCGCGAACTGGGCGAAGGCTTCGTGCCCGCCGTGTTCGACATTCGCGACGAGGCCGCCCGCGATGCCGCGCTTGGGGCTTTCGATGGCTTTGATCTGCTGGTCAACAATGCCGGCCTCGCGCTCGGCACCGCCCCGGCGCAGTCCTGCGACCTCGAGCAGTGGAAGACCATGATCGAGACCAACGTGACGGCGCTGGTTTCAATCACCCACAAGCTGCTGCCCGGCCTGATCGCGCGCAAGGGGGCGATCATCAACCTGTCCTCGGTCGCGGCGACCTATCCCTATGCTGGCGGCAACGTCTATGGCGGTACCAAGGCTTTCGTGCGGCAGTTTTCGCTGGGCCTTCGTTCAGACCTCGCAGGTACGGGCGTGCGGGTAACATCGATCGAGCCGGGCATGGTCGAGACCGAATTCACCCTGGTGCGGACTGATGGTAACCAGGCGGCGCACGATGCGCTTTATGGTGGGGCGAACCCGATCCTGCCGGGCGACATGGCTGACATCGTCGTCTGGATCGCCAACCTGCCACCGCACATGAACATCAACACGATCGAAATGATGCCGGTAAGCCAGAGCTTCGCCGGCTTCCAATACGCCCGCAACTCCTGA
- the pheT gene encoding phenylalanine--tRNA ligase subunit beta, with amino-acid sequence MKFSLSWLKHFLETEASIEEISARLNAIGIEVEGIENPAEKLAGFRVARVLTAEKHPQADKLQVLTVDTGDGKPLQVVCGAPNARAGLVGVLGLPGAVVPANGMELKVAAVRGVESNGMMCSSRELDLGDDHAGIIELPEDAPIGTAFADYSQADPVFDVAITPNRPDCMGLFGIARDLAAAGLGTLKPHVAPVVAGNFACPVEIRTDDQAGCPAFYGRVIRGVTNGASPEWLQARLKASGQRPISALVDITNYVMLAFGRPAHAYDLAKLKGTVVARKANEGETCLALNGKEYPLDSTMTVIADDSGVHDIAGIMGGEHSGCTETTTDVLLEIAYFDPEHIASTGRKLNLTSDARQRFERGVDPQFLDAGLDILTDLILRLCGGEASEVVRAGTPPSGARTIAYDPSLAATLGGVPIADERQKAILESLGFIVAAGWQVTTPGWRPDIAGAPDLVEEVVRIHGLDNIESTPLPRAGGVATPTATPAQKLERRLRRAAAARGLNEAVTWSFLPQDAADHFANGNGGLWVLANPISEDMKAMRPSLLPGLLSAAGRNVARGASSLRLFEIGRRYLRGEGGHSDERLSLAVVLAGERTPRGWASGKAAPFDAFDAKAEALALLAEAGAPVDNLMVMGEAGPQFHPGQSATLRLGPKTVLARFGMIHPATAKAFDIDVPVAMVELFLDAIPGKRGAASFARAHYAPPALQALTRDFAFLVDAQVPAGDLVRLVRGADKANIVGARLFDDFRGQGVPEGQKSLAVEVTLQPGEKSYTEDDLKAIADKVTAAAAKLGAVLRG; translated from the coding sequence ATGAAGTTCTCGCTCTCCTGGCTCAAGCATTTCCTCGAGACCGAAGCCTCGATCGAGGAGATTTCCGCGCGACTCAACGCCATCGGCATCGAGGTTGAAGGTATCGAGAACCCGGCCGAGAAGCTGGCCGGATTCCGGGTTGCCCGCGTGCTGACCGCAGAGAAGCACCCGCAGGCGGACAAGTTGCAGGTCCTCACCGTCGATACCGGCGATGGCAAGCCGCTGCAGGTCGTCTGTGGTGCACCCAATGCGCGAGCCGGCCTTGTCGGCGTGCTGGGCCTGCCCGGCGCTGTGGTCCCGGCCAACGGCATGGAGCTGAAGGTTGCCGCCGTCCGCGGGGTCGAGAGCAACGGCATGATGTGTTCCAGCCGCGAGCTGGACCTGGGTGACGATCACGCCGGGATCATCGAGCTGCCCGAAGACGCGCCCATCGGCACCGCCTTTGCGGATTACTCGCAGGCAGACCCGGTGTTCGACGTGGCGATCACGCCTAATCGCCCGGACTGCATGGGCCTGTTCGGCATCGCGCGTGACCTTGCCGCGGCCGGTCTCGGTACGCTCAAGCCACATGTTGCGCCGGTCGTTGCCGGCAATTTCGCCTGCCCGGTAGAGATCCGCACCGACGATCAGGCCGGATGCCCGGCCTTTTACGGTCGCGTGATCAGGGGCGTGACCAACGGCGCCTCGCCCGAATGGCTGCAGGCTCGCCTCAAGGCTTCTGGCCAGCGCCCGATTTCGGCCCTGGTCGATATCACCAATTACGTCATGCTGGCATTCGGCCGCCCGGCCCACGCCTATGACCTTGCCAAGCTGAAGGGCACGGTCGTGGCGCGCAAGGCGAACGAGGGCGAGACCTGCCTGGCGCTTAACGGCAAGGAATATCCGCTCGACAGCACGATGACCGTGATCGCCGATGACAGCGGGGTGCACGACATCGCCGGCATCATGGGCGGCGAACATTCGGGCTGCACCGAAACGACCACCGATGTCCTGCTCGAGATCGCCTATTTCGATCCCGAACACATTGCCTCGACCGGACGCAAGCTCAACCTCACGTCCGACGCGCGCCAGCGTTTCGAACGCGGGGTCGATCCGCAGTTCCTTGATGCCGGGCTCGACATTTTGACCGACCTGATCCTGCGCCTGTGCGGCGGCGAGGCGAGTGAGGTTGTCCGCGCCGGCACACCGCCGAGCGGGGCCAGGACCATCGCCTATGACCCGTCGCTGGCCGCCACCCTGGGCGGCGTGCCGATTGCCGACGAGCGCCAGAAGGCCATCCTCGAGTCGCTGGGCTTCATCGTCGCTGCCGGCTGGCAGGTGACCACGCCCGGCTGGCGGCCTGACATTGCCGGCGCACCCGACCTTGTCGAGGAAGTCGTCCGCATCCACGGCCTCGACAATATCGAAAGCACGCCGCTGCCGCGCGCCGGTGGTGTTGCCACGCCCACCGCAACCCCGGCGCAGAAGCTGGAGCGCCGCCTGCGCCGCGCTGCCGCCGCGCGCGGCCTCAACGAGGCTGTTACCTGGTCGTTCCTGCCGCAGGACGCGGCCGATCACTTCGCCAATGGCAATGGCGGCCTGTGGGTGCTGGCCAATCCGATCAGCGAAGACATGAAGGCCATGCGTCCCTCGCTGCTGCCGGGCCTGCTTTCCGCCGCCGGGCGCAACGTCGCGCGCGGGGCGAGCAGCCTGCGCCTGTTCGAGATCGGCCGTCGTTACCTGCGCGGCGAAGGCGGCCATTCGGACGAGCGCCTTTCGCTCGCCGTGGTGCTCGCCGGCGAACGCACGCCGCGCGGCTGGGCGAGCGGCAAGGCAGCGCCTTTCGACGCCTTCGATGCCAAGGCCGAAGCGCTTGCCCTGCTGGCAGAGGCGGGCGCGCCCGTGGACAACCTGATGGTCATGGGCGAGGCCGGGCCGCAGTTCCATCCCGGCCAGTCGGCCACGCTGCGGCTTGGGCCCAAGACGGTGCTTGCCCGCTTCGGCATGATCCATCCGGCAACCGCCAAGGCTTTCGACATTGACGTGCCGGTGGCCATGGTCGAGCTGTTCCTCGATGCCATCCCCGGCAAGAGGGGTGCGGCGAGCTTTGCCCGCGCGCACTATGCCCCGCCGGCCTTGCAGGCACTGACGCGCGATTTCGCCTTCCTCGTCGATGCACAGGTCCCTGCCGGCGATCTTGTCCGGCTGGTCCGGGGGGCGGACAAGGCGAACATCGTCGGCGCCCGCCTGTTCGACGATTTCCGCGGGCAGGGCGTGCCGGAAGGGCAGAAGTCGCTGGCGGTGGAAGTCACGCTTCAGCCGGGCGAGAAATCCTATACCGAGGATGATCTCAAGGCGATTGCAGACAAGGTGACGGCGGCTGCCGCCAAGCTGGGCGCGGTACTGCGCGGATGA
- the pheS gene encoding phenylalanine--tRNA ligase subunit alpha, whose protein sequence is MDHAATGQEALARIAAAGDLDSLEKLRVEFLGKQGSISGLLKTLGGMSPEERQAEGPKIHALRESVTLALADRKAALEDAALEARLAAERIDLSLPAPDAPRGSVHPVSQVMDELAEIFADMGFAVATGPEIEDDWHNFTALNMPESHPARAMHDTFYFPDKDAEGRDMLLRTHTSPVQIRSMLAKGAPLRIIAPGRVYRSDSDATHTPMFHQVEGLVIDKGITLGHLKWTLETFLKAFFERDDIVLRLRPSYFPFTEPSVEVDVGFRLENGRRVLGGSGDAAGHGWMELLGSGMVNRKVIEFGGLDPDEWQGFAFGVGVDRLAMLKYGMDDLRAFFDGDVRWLQHYGFGALDQPTLSAGVGAVA, encoded by the coding sequence GTGGACCATGCAGCTACCGGACAGGAAGCGCTTGCCCGCATTGCGGCGGCTGGCGATCTCGATTCGCTGGAGAAGCTGCGTGTCGAGTTTCTCGGCAAACAGGGGTCCATTTCCGGCCTGCTGAAGACGCTTGGCGGCATGTCGCCCGAGGAGCGGCAGGCAGAAGGCCCGAAGATCCACGCCCTGCGTGAAAGCGTGACGCTGGCCCTGGCCGATCGCAAGGCGGCGCTCGAAGACGCGGCGCTCGAAGCGCGGCTGGCGGCCGAACGCATCGACCTTTCGCTGCCTGCTCCCGATGCCCCGCGCGGTTCGGTCCATCCCGTCAGCCAGGTGATGGACGAACTGGCGGAAATCTTCGCCGACATGGGCTTCGCCGTCGCGACCGGCCCGGAAATCGAGGACGACTGGCACAATTTCACCGCGCTCAACATGCCGGAAAGCCATCCGGCGCGCGCGATGCACGATACCTTCTACTTTCCGGACAAGGATGCAGAAGGGCGCGACATGCTGCTGCGCACACATACCAGCCCGGTGCAGATCCGCTCGATGCTGGCAAAGGGGGCGCCGCTGCGCATCATCGCGCCGGGGCGCGTCTATCGCTCGGACTCGGATGCCACCCACACGCCGATGTTCCATCAGGTCGAAGGTCTGGTGATCGACAAGGGTATCACCCTTGGCCACCTGAAGTGGACGCTGGAAACCTTCCTCAAGGCCTTCTTCGAGCGCGACGACATCGTCCTGCGCCTGCGGCCGAGCTATTTCCCCTTCACCGAGCCGTCGGTGGAAGTGGACGTGGGTTTCCGTCTGGAGAACGGCCGCCGGGTTCTGGGCGGCTCGGGCGATGCTGCGGGCCACGGCTGGATGGAACTGCTCGGATCGGGCATGGTCAACCGCAAGGTGATCGAATTCGGCGGTCTCGATCCGGACGAATGGCAGGGCTTCGCCTTCGGTGTCGGCGTGGATCGCCTGGCCATGCTCAAGTACGGCATGGATGACCTTCGTGCCTTCTTCGATGGCGATGTCCGCTGGCTGCAGCACTACGGCTTCGGCGCGCTTGACCAGCCCACCCTTTCCGCTGGCGTAGGAGCAGTGGCATGA
- a CDS encoding AraC family transcriptional regulator yields the protein MRRYFTTFYHVEARMCTPYHAVDYLHPEWTNFRFHDGYKPVSTNYRGDCVSNAGFYVTGPSSRAVKFEFDDSIRVWGVGILPLGWAKFIRADAADWADALVDGNRTPAFADFAGLADTLFQGEPDVDGELARITDWFAARLDRPVPDEDRIVAVHTALVDPEVVSVTDLVARTGISQRTVERICHRAFGFSPKLLLRRQRFLRSLAKYALDPSLKWIGALDGQYHDQAQFVRDFKQFMGMTPRQYAALEKPMLSAVMRERARFAGKAVQALDAPD from the coding sequence ATGCGTCGCTATTTCACGACGTTCTACCATGTGGAAGCGCGCATGTGCACGCCTTACCATGCGGTTGACTACCTGCACCCCGAATGGACCAATTTCCGGTTCCACGATGGCTACAAGCCGGTTTCCACGAACTATCGCGGAGACTGCGTTTCGAACGCGGGCTTTTATGTGACGGGGCCGAGCAGCCGCGCGGTGAAGTTCGAGTTCGACGATTCAATCCGCGTCTGGGGCGTCGGCATCCTGCCGCTCGGCTGGGCCAAGTTCATCCGCGCCGATGCGGCGGACTGGGCCGATGCGCTGGTCGACGGCAACCGCACTCCCGCTTTCGCCGACTTTGCCGGCCTGGCAGACACCTTGTTCCAGGGCGAGCCCGACGTCGACGGGGAACTGGCGCGCATCACGGACTGGTTCGCGGCGCGGCTTGACCGACCGGTACCTGACGAGGACCGCATCGTTGCCGTGCACACCGCGCTTGTCGATCCGGAAGTGGTCAGCGTGACCGACCTTGTCGCGCGCACCGGGATCAGCCAGCGGACGGTGGAGCGGATATGCCATCGCGCCTTCGGCTTTTCGCCCAAGCTGTTGCTGCGCCGCCAGCGATTCCTGCGCAGCCTGGCCAAATATGCCCTTGATCCCAGCCTGAAGTGGATCGGCGCGCTGGATGGGCAATACCACGACCAGGCCCAGTTCGTGCGCGATTTCAAGCAGTTCATGGGAATGACGCCGCGCCAGTATGCGGCTCTCGAAAAGCCGATGCTGTCCGCGGTAATGCGGGAAAGGGCACGCTTTGCCGGCAAGGCGGTGCAGGCGCTGGACGCGCCCGACTGA
- the rplT gene encoding 50S ribosomal protein L20 — protein MSRIKRGVTTRAKHKRILDQAKGYRGRRKNTIRVARQAVEKAGQYAYRDRKVKKRTFRALWIQRINAAVRAEGLTYSQFIHGTKLAGIELDRKAMADLAMNEGGIFAAVIAQAKAALPA, from the coding sequence ATGAGCCGTATCAAGAGGGGTGTTACCACCCGCGCCAAGCACAAGCGGATTCTGGACCAGGCGAAGGGCTATCGCGGCCGTCGCAAGAACACGATTCGCGTCGCCCGCCAGGCCGTCGAAAAAGCCGGCCAGTATGCCTACCGCGACCGCAAGGTTAAGAAGCGGACCTTCCGCGCCCTGTGGATCCAGCGCATCAACGCTGCCGTCCGCGCCGAAGGCCTGACCTATTCGCAGTTCATTCACGGCACCAAGCTTGCCGGCATCGAACTCGATCGCAAGGCAATGGCCGATCTGGCGATGAACGAAGGCGGCATTTTCGCTGCCGTGATCGCCCAGGCCAAGGCAGCCCTGCCGGCCTGA
- the rpmI gene encoding 50S ribosomal protein L35 codes for MPKLKTKSGVKKRFKLTASGKVKHGVAGKRHRLISHNGKYIRQNRGTEVISDADAKVIKKWAPYGLN; via the coding sequence ATGCCCAAACTGAAGACCAAGAGCGGCGTGAAGAAGCGCTTCAAGCTCACCGCTTCGGGCAAGGTGAAGCACGGCGTTGCCGGCAAGCGTCACCGCCTGATCAGCCATAACGGCAAGTATATCCGCCAGAACCGCGGCACTGAAGTGATCTCCGACGCCGATGCGAAGGTGATCAAGAAGTGGGCGCCCTACGGGCTGAACTGA
- a CDS encoding DUF1993 family protein codes for MQLSLYQATVPSFLQILRPVAGLVEKAREHCKAQGGEEAALCDARLAPDMWPFAKQVMAAVQHSAGAIEGAKRGETGPDMSAPPTSFDALAAAVAGAIAALEKVTPEEVDGIAANDTCFRFGERIMPFTVEDYLLSFALPNFYFHASMAYAVLRNQGVQVGKADFLGAIRLKH; via the coding sequence ATGCAGCTTTCACTTTACCAGGCCACCGTGCCGTCCTTCCTGCAGATCCTGCGCCCGGTGGCGGGACTGGTGGAGAAGGCGCGCGAACACTGCAAGGCGCAGGGCGGCGAGGAGGCTGCGCTCTGCGATGCGCGGCTGGCACCCGACATGTGGCCCTTTGCCAAGCAGGTGATGGCGGCGGTCCAGCATTCGGCTGGGGCCATCGAAGGGGCGAAGCGCGGCGAGACGGGGCCTGACATGTCCGCGCCGCCGACCAGCTTCGATGCGCTGGCCGCAGCCGTTGCCGGGGCGATTGCCGCGCTGGAGAAGGTGACGCCCGAGGAGGTCGACGGCATCGCTGCCAATGACACCTGCTTCCGCTTCGGCGAGCGGATCATGCCGTTCACCGTGGAGGATTACCTGCTCTCCTTCGCCCTCCCCAACTTCTACTTCCATGCCTCGATGGCCTATGCCGTGCTGCGGAACCAGGGCGTGCAGGTGGGCAAGGCGGACTTCCTTGGGGCGATCCGGCTCAAGCACTGA
- a CDS encoding gamma-glutamylcyclotransferase, which yields MGQPLRFFFYGTLLDGGDNPVAQEVHRLLEPGSPASVRGALHALPDAAGWFPALVAGEGEVFGRVYTARPQFTGADLARLDAYEDFDPVRPATSLYLRREVALTGGGAAQAYLFNQPLPPGSRPIRSGDFRSWLRETGLAPFTGLREA from the coding sequence ATGGGGCAGCCGCTGCGCTTCTTCTTCTACGGCACCCTGCTCGACGGCGGCGACAACCCGGTGGCGCAGGAGGTGCACCGGCTGCTTGAGCCCGGCTCACCTGCCAGTGTACGCGGCGCCTTGCATGCCTTGCCCGATGCGGCCGGCTGGTTCCCGGCGCTGGTCGCGGGCGAGGGCGAGGTCTTCGGGCGGGTCTATACGGCGCGGCCGCAGTTTACCGGGGCCGACCTTGCGCGGCTGGATGCCTATGAGGATTTCGACCCCGTCCGGCCGGCAACTTCGCTGTACCTGCGCCGGGAAGTGGCTTTGACCGGCGGTGGCGCGGCTCAGGCCTACCTCTTCAACCAGCCCCTCCCACCCGGCAGCCGGCCCATCCGCAGCGGCGATTTCCGGAGCTGGCTTCGCGAAACCGGCCTTGCGCCGTTCACCGGCCTGCGCGAGGCTTGA